Sequence from the Maribacter algicola genome:
GGGGACACTTTCGACAACGACGACCTCTTCGCTCGGCTGGGCGGCTCGCCCGATGCCGGGGGGACATGGACCGATAACGGCGACGGGACACATACCTATACCGTGCTGGCCACTTCACCGTGTACGGCCGATGATTCAAGCACCGTGACCGTAACGCAGCAGGTGCAGCCAAACGCCGGGACCGACGGCGTTTTGAACATCTGCCAAGGGGACACTTTCGACAACGACGACCTCTTCGCTCGGCTGGGCGGTTCGCCCGATGCCGGGGGGACATGGACCGATAACGGCGATGGAACGCATACCTATACCGTTCTGGCAACGGCACCGTGTACCGTTAATGATACCAGTTCTGTCACGGTCGTGGAACAAACGCCTCCCAACGCTGGAAGCGACGGATCTTTAAATATTTGTCAGGGCGATACCTTTGACAACAACGACCTTTTCGCCCACCTCGGCGGTTCGCCCGATACCGGGGGGACATGGACCGATAACGGCGATGGAACGCATACCTATACGGTACTTGCAACGGCACCGTGTACTACCGACGACTCCAGTACCGTGACCGTATCAACAAATCAGACAGATTCTAATAATAATGGTATTGCAGACTGTACCGAAACAATTCCAGTTCAACTTATCATCAATATTGACCCCATCACTGCCGACAACATTATAAATGAACAGGAGTCTCTTGAAACCATAACTATTACCGGTAACGCATCCGGCGATTTTAACGAAGGAGATATCGTAACGCTTTCTCTTAATAACACAAACTATACGGGAGCGGTGGACGTCAATGGAATTTATAATATTTCTGTATCCGGAAACGACTTGGTATCGGACAATGATAATAGTGTCCTAGGAACAATCACTACTATTAATAGCAATGGAAATACGGGTTCGGCATCCGTACAACATCCATATATAATAGATACGCAGGCACCATTGGTGGAGAGTTTTACTACGACGGACACTTTCCCAATTTTACTTGGTTACGGAAGCCCTAATGAAATCCTCACCATTACGGTTGCTTTTGATAATTCTGGAAGCCAAATCACTTACGTCATCAATACGGATATTGATGGTATCTGGGCAATAGACACATCAACCGAAGTCCCACAGAACGGAAGCTTTCCTACTATAGATGATGAAGCAATATTAAG
This genomic interval carries:
- a CDS encoding T9SS type B sorting domain-containing protein, whose amino-acid sequence is GDTFDNDDLFARLGGSPDAGGTWTDNGDGTHTYTVLATSPCTADDSSTVTVTQQVQPNAGTDGVLNICQGDTFDNDDLFARLGGSPDAGGTWTDNGDGTHTYTVLATAPCTVNDTSSVTVVEQTPPNAGSDGSLNICQGDTFDNNDLFAHLGGSPDTGGTWTDNGDGTHTYTVLATAPCTTDDSSTVTVSTNQTDSNNNGIADCTETIPVQLIINIDPITADNIINEQESLETITITGNASGDFNEGDIVTLSLNNTNYTGAVDVNGIYNISVSGNDLVSDNDNSVLGTITTINSNGNTGSASVQHPYIIDTQAPLVESFTTTDTFPILLGYGSPNEILTITVAFDNSGSQITYVINTDIDGIWAIDTSTEVPQNGSFPTIDDEAILSITATDIAGNTGIGEVIIIFENEPLTADSDNDGLPDDEEVRIGTDPNNPDTDGDGIRDGQEVSDGTDPLDPCDSVGGTPPSGSTCELYVELDIVKPGDNINGNFEIINIEMFPNNSVQIYNRWGVKVWETKGYENNTNAFNGISNGRTTIMQNEELPSGVYYYDIQYEARGEQKLLTGYLYVIR